One Peribacillus simplex NBRC 15720 = DSM 1321 genomic region harbors:
- a CDS encoding DUF1850 domain-containing protein, translating into MKFPRFMAFGIPLFIAFLLFIPYKHVIIFSFEDQGKLVAYFPLKKEKEFKIKYTHSIHLTDVLESYRLSDKQIEQTELAYNDFAVGMPSNAEGEEVFVEKDGTYFIKNMNRNFAYIDLRVGQVRANHRLIYDEKTYTLADYIKPGTWVRISSERISLWEQLKGVKISG; encoded by the coding sequence ATGAAATTCCCGAGATTCATGGCTTTTGGTATACCTCTGTTCATCGCTTTTTTATTATTTATTCCTTATAAGCATGTAATTATCTTTTCCTTCGAGGACCAAGGGAAATTAGTCGCATACTTTCCATTGAAAAAAGAAAAAGAATTCAAGATTAAGTATACACACTCCATCCACCTCACGGATGTTTTGGAATCATATCGGTTATCGGATAAGCAAATCGAACAAACCGAACTTGCTTATAATGATTTTGCAGTCGGTATGCCTTCTAATGCAGAGGGGGAGGAAGTATTCGTAGAGAAAGACGGTACCTATTTCATAAAAAATATGAATCGCAATTTCGCCTATATAGATTTACGAGTAGGACAAGTCAGAGCTAACCATCGTTTAATATACGATGAAAAAACTTATACATTGGCAGACTATATTAAACCAGGGACATGGGTCAGGATTTCATCGGAAAGAATTTCTTTATGGGAACAGTTGAAGGGAGTGAAGATTAGTGGCTGA
- a CDS encoding TRAP transporter permease — MADQEKTKYLTEAEQQELLAKYDPEAGTRKLTGVLGHIAFFGLLAFSLFQLYTAIFGVFTAQIQRTIHLGFALSLIFLLFPANRKKRQKGKFQIAWYDIILAIVSIGIGAYWPLFFEDIVMNVGRLGALDFAVGLMAILLVLEATRRAVGLPIMVIASLFIFYGIFGQYMPGFLAHRGLTLERLVQTMFFSTEGILGTPLAVSSTFIFLFLLFGSFLVRTGVGQYFNDLSTAIAGRRIGGPAKVAIFSSALQGTISGSSVANVVTSGAFTIPMMKNLGYKKEFAGAVEAAASTGGQLMPPVMGAAAFLMVEFIGNGITYWDIAKAAAIPAILYFSGIWIMTHFEAKRLGLRGLTKEEMPSKKEVFGKFYLLIPILAIIFLLMLNITVTHAALYSIAISVLVGFINKDVRMKFIDIIYALVDGARTALAVAAATAAAGIIVGIVTKTGLGLKLANGLIDLSGGYLIPTLMLTMVAALILGMGSPTTANYVITSTIAAPAIILLGVPDLSAHLFVFYFGIIADITPPVALAAFAAAGVAGGEPIKTGIESSKLAIAAFIIPYIFVLSPQMLMIDTTWMEVVWVVLTAMSGMIAIGAGVIGYWMRGMHWLERVLAIIVGLLLIYPETISDIIGVSAFIVLLALQYLWKGDNHDSPNILKHKQSIEKN, encoded by the coding sequence GTGGCTGATCAAGAAAAAACGAAGTATTTAACCGAAGCAGAACAACAGGAGTTATTGGCAAAATATGATCCTGAAGCCGGGACAAGGAAATTAACTGGTGTCTTGGGACACATTGCGTTTTTTGGACTCTTGGCTTTTTCGTTATTCCAATTATATACTGCTATTTTTGGCGTTTTTACAGCACAAATCCAACGGACGATACATTTAGGGTTTGCGCTCTCCTTGATTTTTTTACTATTTCCTGCAAACAGGAAGAAGCGTCAAAAAGGAAAGTTTCAAATTGCCTGGTACGATATCATTTTAGCGATCGTTAGTATCGGGATAGGTGCATATTGGCCCTTATTTTTCGAAGATATCGTCATGAATGTAGGACGTTTGGGCGCATTGGATTTTGCGGTTGGCCTAATGGCCATTCTGCTGGTTTTGGAGGCAACCAGGCGTGCAGTGGGTCTTCCTATTATGGTCATTGCTTCATTATTCATTTTCTATGGAATTTTTGGACAGTATATGCCTGGGTTCCTTGCTCATCGCGGTTTAACTCTGGAACGTTTGGTGCAAACGATGTTCTTCTCGACAGAGGGCATTTTAGGTACTCCGTTAGCGGTGTCATCGACATTCATCTTCCTATTTTTACTGTTTGGATCCTTTCTAGTCCGGACAGGTGTCGGTCAATACTTCAATGATCTTTCAACCGCCATTGCAGGCAGAAGGATAGGGGGACCTGCAAAGGTTGCGATTTTTTCCAGTGCTCTTCAAGGAACGATTAGCGGAAGCTCTGTAGCTAATGTTGTCACTTCAGGAGCATTTACGATACCGATGATGAAAAATCTTGGTTATAAGAAGGAATTCGCAGGGGCAGTGGAGGCGGCCGCTTCGACAGGCGGTCAATTGATGCCTCCGGTAATGGGGGCAGCGGCATTCTTAATGGTTGAGTTCATTGGGAATGGAATAACGTATTGGGATATAGCAAAGGCGGCTGCGATTCCAGCTATCCTTTACTTTTCAGGAATTTGGATCATGACCCATTTTGAAGCGAAACGACTTGGGCTTCGTGGATTAACGAAAGAAGAGATGCCAAGTAAGAAGGAAGTGTTCGGCAAATTTTATTTACTAATACCGATCCTTGCCATTATCTTCTTACTCATGCTGAATATCACGGTTACACATGCAGCACTGTATTCCATTGCAATCTCTGTTCTTGTAGGATTCATAAACAAGGATGTCCGCATGAAATTCATCGATATCATTTATGCATTGGTGGATGGAGCTCGAACGGCACTTGCGGTTGCAGCCGCAACCGCAGCAGCCGGCATTATTGTAGGAATCGTTACGAAAACTGGATTAGGGCTGAAGCTGGCTAATGGTTTGATCGATTTGTCTGGCGGATATTTGATTCCAACATTGATGCTGACAATGGTAGCGGCACTTATTTTAGGAATGGGTTCACCTACGACCGCCAATTATGTAATCACATCGACGATTGCAGCACCTGCGATCATATTGCTTGGTGTTCCTGATTTATCTGCACATTTATTTGTCTTCTATTTTGGCATTATAGCTGATATAACTCCTCCAGTTGCTTTAGCGGCATTTGCAGCGGCAGGGGTGGCAGGCGGTGAACCGATAAAAACGGGGATTGAGTCATCAAAACTTGCCATCGCTGCATTTATCATTCCATATATATTTGTTCTTTCCCCACAAATGTTGATGATCGATACAACTTGGATGGAGGTTGTCTGGGTCGTACTTACAGCAATGTCAGGCATGATCGCAATTGGTGCGGGTGTTATAGGCTACTGGATGAGGGGGATGCACTGGTTGGAAAGAGTACTCGCTATAATCGTTGGTTTACTATTAATCTATCCTGAAACGATATCGGACATCATTGGGGTATCTGCATTTATTGTATTGTTGGCTTTGCAATATCTTTGGAAGGGTGACAATCACGATAGCCCCAATATCTTGAAACATAAGCAAAGTATAGAGAAAAATTGA